From the Danaus plexippus chromosome 5, MEX_DaPlex, whole genome shotgun sequence genome, one window contains:
- the LOC133320801 gene encoding uncharacterized protein LOC133320801: MMLSSAVIDIFLLKNTIILILLLALKKEVKGVSHVEMKVIIGYSLGRSLKDAILLIVLCYCAFITKNEILIIRNNLYDVIRTEKQDKVERRKLRAFLQMTYDNDFTYTLCGIIPINMSLPLKFYSICLAYLLIAYQFSQFIN; this comes from the exons atgatgcTATCATCAGCTGTGATCGACATTTTTTTGctcaaaaatacaattattctaattttattgttggCTTTAAAAAAGGAGGTAAAAGGTGTAAGCCatgtg GAAATGAAAGTAATCATTGGCTATTCATTGGGACGTTCTCTAAAGGATGCGATTCTTTTAATCGTGCTTTGTTATTGTgcatttattactaaaaatgaGATATTAATCATACGTAACAATCTCTACGATGTAATTAGAACAGAAAAACAAG ataaagTTGAAAGACGAAAACTAAGAGCTTTTCTTCAAATGACGTACGACAATGATTTCACCTACACTTTGTGTGGTATAATCCCTATAAATATGTCACTACCTCtcaaattttattccatttgtCTTGCATATCTTCTTATTGCGTATCAATTCTCAcaatttattaactaa